From Mucilaginibacter rubeus, a single genomic window includes:
- the ruvA gene encoding Holliday junction branch migration protein RuvA has protein sequence MYDYISGKLMFKSPSYVVIDAGGVGYHINISVNTYSGIGEDEKCKLFAWLHVKEDAHTLYGFATEGERRLFLHLISISGIGPNTARMMLSSITPAEIQAAIVNGNVSLIQRIKGIGPKSAQRIILELQDKLRKEGPDTLTVVPVSQTVKDEALSALVMLGFARNTAEKVLDQEIKKNNGELTVEELIKFALKTL, from the coding sequence ATGTATGATTATATTAGTGGGAAACTAATGTTTAAAAGCCCGTCGTATGTGGTTATAGATGCAGGAGGGGTAGGGTATCATATCAATATTTCTGTAAATACCTATTCGGGTATAGGCGAAGACGAAAAATGCAAACTCTTTGCGTGGTTACACGTAAAAGAGGACGCGCACACCCTTTACGGTTTTGCTACCGAAGGTGAGCGCAGGTTGTTCTTACATTTGATCTCCATTTCGGGCATAGGGCCAAATACGGCAAGGATGATGTTATCATCCATAACCCCGGCCGAAATCCAGGCGGCTATTGTAAACGGTAATGTTTCGTTGATCCAGCGGATAAAAGGCATTGGCCCTAAGTCGGCCCAGCGTATTATCCTGGAGCTTCAGGATAAGCTGCGCAAGGAAGGACCAGATACATTAACCGTTGTACCGGTAAGCCAGACCGTTAAGGATGAAGCCTTGTCGGCATTGGTGATGCTGGGTTTTGCGCGCAACACGGCCGAAAAAGTATTGGATCAGGAGATTAAGAAAAATAATGGCGAATTAACGGTTGAAGAGCTTATTAAGTTCGCTTTAAAAACTCTATAA
- a CDS encoding NADP-dependent malic enzyme, translated as MNKTNRKQDALNYHSQGRPGKIQVVPTKPTNSQRDLTMAYSPGVAEPCLKIADNTEDVYKYTAKGNLVAVISNGTAVLGLGNIGPEASKPVMEGKGLLFKIYADIDVFDLELNAKSVDDFVNIVKALEPTFGGVNLEDISAPTCFEIERRLKAEMNIPVMHDDQHGTAIISGAALMNACEIQGKKLDKIKMVVNGAGAAAVSCSKMYLSLGVKKENLVMFDINGVLNHDRTDLDDIRMEFATTRTDVKTLADAMKDADVFVGLSAGNVVTPDMLKAMAKKPIVFAMANPVPEIDYDLAAGTRNDIIMATGRSDFPNQVNNVLGFPYIFRGALDVRATAINEEMKIAATHAIAEMAKKPVPEAVNLAYNLTNLKFGKDYIIPKPMDQRLITEVSMAVAKAAIASGVARKVITDWDAYQEELRSRLGTNDKLLRNLTAKAKQDPKRVVFAEADNYKILRSAQIVKEEGIATPILLGNEARIKKIIQDNDLDLGDVHIIDPREGCEHMDEYAEFLYNKRQRRGITLYEAKKQLVDRNYYGACMVQFGRADALISGLTKNYVTTVKPALQIIGTEEGVNRVAGMYMMITAKGPVFFGDTTVNVNPCVNDLVDITVLIERSVKQFNISPRIAVLSYSNFGSNEGEVPEKTRETVAILHEKYPDMVVDGDMQANFALNADLLADNFPFSTLNGKPANTLIFPNLESGNIAYKLLQEIGGAEAVGPILVGLKKPVHVLQLGSSVREIVNMVTIAVVDAQAKAAANS; from the coding sequence ATGAATAAAACTAACCGAAAACAGGACGCGCTGAATTACCACTCTCAAGGCCGTCCCGGGAAGATACAAGTTGTACCTACCAAACCAACAAATTCGCAGCGCGACTTAACTATGGCCTACTCCCCGGGGGTAGCTGAACCATGTTTAAAGATTGCCGATAATACCGAAGATGTTTATAAATATACCGCCAAAGGCAATCTGGTTGCTGTGATCAGCAATGGTACCGCCGTGCTTGGTTTAGGCAATATCGGTCCTGAGGCCAGCAAGCCTGTAATGGAAGGTAAGGGGCTGCTTTTTAAGATCTATGCGGATATCGACGTTTTTGACCTTGAGCTTAACGCCAAAAGTGTTGATGATTTTGTAAATATAGTTAAGGCGCTTGAACCCACTTTTGGTGGTGTAAACCTTGAAGATATCTCGGCCCCAACCTGCTTTGAAATCGAACGCAGGTTGAAAGCGGAAATGAATATCCCGGTAATGCATGACGATCAGCATGGTACCGCCATTATATCGGGCGCAGCTTTGATGAATGCCTGCGAAATACAGGGTAAAAAGCTGGATAAGATAAAAATGGTAGTTAACGGCGCGGGTGCCGCCGCGGTATCATGCTCAAAAATGTATTTGTCATTAGGAGTTAAAAAAGAGAACCTGGTGATGTTTGACATCAATGGCGTTTTAAACCATGACCGTACCGATCTTGATGATATCAGGATGGAATTTGCTACCACCCGCACCGATGTTAAAACACTGGCCGATGCTATGAAGGATGCCGATGTGTTTGTTGGTCTTTCGGCTGGTAATGTGGTAACGCCGGATATGTTAAAGGCGATGGCTAAAAAACCTATTGTTTTTGCAATGGCCAACCCGGTGCCCGAAATTGATTATGACCTTGCAGCCGGCACCCGCAACGATATCATTATGGCAACTGGTCGTTCAGATTTTCCTAACCAGGTAAATAATGTACTTGGTTTCCCTTATATTTTCCGCGGAGCACTTGACGTTAGGGCAACTGCTATTAACGAAGAAATGAAAATAGCGGCCACGCACGCTATCGCCGAGATGGCTAAAAAGCCGGTTCCGGAAGCTGTTAACCTGGCGTATAACCTTACCAACCTTAAATTTGGCAAGGATTATATTATCCCGAAACCGATGGATCAAAGGCTGATCACCGAGGTATCTATGGCGGTAGCAAAAGCAGCTATAGCATCTGGAGTAGCCCGTAAGGTGATCACTGATTGGGATGCTTATCAGGAAGAATTAAGGTCACGTTTGGGTACAAATGATAAATTACTACGTAACCTTACCGCTAAAGCGAAACAGGACCCTAAGCGTGTTGTATTTGCCGAGGCAGATAATTATAAAATCCTGAGATCTGCTCAGATTGTAAAAGAAGAAGGTATTGCTACTCCTATTTTATTGGGTAATGAAGCAAGGATCAAAAAGATTATCCAGGATAACGACCTTGATTTAGGAGATGTTCACATCATCGACCCGCGCGAGGGTTGTGAACATATGGACGAGTACGCTGAGTTTTTATACAATAAACGCCAGCGCAGAGGGATAACCCTGTACGAGGCTAAAAAGCAATTGGTAGACCGTAACTACTACGGCGCATGTATGGTGCAGTTTGGCCGTGCCGATGCTTTAATCTCCGGCTTAACCAAAAACTATGTAACTACAGTGAAACCTGCATTGCAGATTATTGGTACAGAGGAAGGGGTGAACCGTGTTGCAGGTATGTATATGATGATTACAGCTAAGGGGCCGGTGTTTTTTGGCGATACCACGGTGAACGTAAACCCTTGTGTTAACGACCTGGTAGATATTACAGTACTCATAGAACGCTCGGTAAAGCAATTTAATATCAGCCCAAGAATCGCGGTGTTATCTTACTCAAACTTTGGTTCAAATGAGGGTGAGGTTCCTGAAAAAACGCGGGAGACGGTAGCTATCCTGCATGAAAAGTATCCGGATATGGTAGTTGATGGTGATATGCAGGCCAACTTTGCGCTCAATGCAGATTTGCTTGCAGATAACTTTCCGTTCTCAACGCTTAATGGAAAACCGGCAAATACGCTGATTTTCCCTAACCTGGAATCGGGCAATATAGCTTACAAACTTTTGCAGGAGATAGGTGGCGCCGAAGCGGTAGGGCCGATATTAGTTGGCTTGAAGAAGCCGGTACACGTATTGCAATTAGGCAGTTCGGTGCGCGAAATTGTAAACATGGTTACCATTGCTGTGGTTGATGCACAGGCAAAAGCCGCTGCTAACAGTTAA
- a CDS encoding iron chaperone, producing the protein MEKPKENIDEYIAGFPEDVQQKLQLVRATIKAAAPEAEEAIKYAIPTFILDGNLVHFGGFKNHIGFYPAPQGLEEFKEELSGYKGAKGSVQFPLDEPMPLELITKIVKFRVQKNMEKAKKKK; encoded by the coding sequence ATGGAAAAGCCAAAGGAGAATATTGATGAATATATTGCCGGTTTCCCGGAGGATGTTCAACAAAAACTACAATTGGTACGGGCCACGATAAAGGCAGCTGCTCCGGAAGCCGAAGAGGCTATCAAATACGCTATTCCCACGTTTATCCTTGACGGCAACCTGGTACATTTCGGCGGCTTTAAAAATCACATTGGTTTTTACCCGGCCCCGCAAGGCCTGGAAGAATTTAAAGAAGAACTTTCGGGCTACAAAGGGGCCAAAGGCTCGGTTCAGTTTCCGTTAGATGAGCCGATGCCATTGGAACTGATCACCAAAATTGTAAAGTTCAGGGTACAAAAGAACATGGAGAAAGCAAAAAAGAAAAAGTAG